In the genome of Primulina eburnea isolate SZY01 chromosome 13, ASM2296580v1, whole genome shotgun sequence, the window AATCATCGATGAAAGTTTTTCTCGTTTGGGGACCATAAATATTAGATAATAAATTTTCCACGCCAAGAGAACGATGGATTTATGAATCATTTCATCAAACCTGAAAAAATGTATGGCCACCTTATGCGTGAAACACTGGAAGTATGCCAACTTTTTAGCTTTAGTTCCTTCATAATTTTAGGATTTTTTTGCATTATAATTGTCAGTTTAAGAAGGGTCGAATTTCAAACTATGTTTTATGAAAGTATATCAAAAATGAAAAGATGTATCTAAACCAACATACCAGCCAGAATCCTCCTGTGACATGTGATTGAAGCATGGGCTTTACAAAGCTTGGAATATCTTGATCTAGGCCTGATTGAAGATCCTCTGCTCGTTGTGTGGCATACTCTCTATCTTCATACGAGGCATACACTCTATTCGACAAATCCCTTCTCCTGTAACCATAACTGGAATCCAACACCCAACGATTCAAAAAACTGAAATCTTATTGAGTTTTTAATTGATAATCTGATGAACTCGAAATGTTAAATTTTATCAATAGGCTCACCTCCTTGCCCTCCCCATAGGTTCTATTAGAACCTACAAATACGATGAAATGAATCAGTTAACGAGACTTGCGTGGCTATGTAGATAATTTCGTGTGATATAAACGGACTTATTCCTAGAAAGGGTTTTGAATATGGTCCAAAAAATCTGGAAACTAAGAAATGAAAACAAAGATCATCTTTTCAGAGATTTTGCTAACACAGTCTCAGCAGGGGCGACTGGCATATAAAGTAGTTTGCTCattcaaagtgtgagttttcctTCTAAATATACATGAAATCACCGGTTTCCAGGGGCCACATTAGACACAGACTAATCCAGAGTCAAGCTGATTGGAGCTAGGTTGGGTTCACTACAGAGAAGACCCTTCCGGCCCCTGTCTCCCTGTTCACAAGACTGGAACCCGACTCTTTACTTAACGGGAACCAAATTCCCTGCCAAACATACATTGGTAGTTACCTTAGTTGCTAAATCCTTAATATTTCGTTAACGTGCAAGCTGCTTTGCTTCCACCATCCATCTAGGAAGGAAAACTTACTTGATGAATTGTTCCGCTTTTCGCCATTGTTTTAGTGATAATGCATGAAGAAATTGCTCATAAAACCAAAAGAAACACAACAGTGAATGATGAAGAAGGTGACCACTAGGTCATACCACCAATCTCTCAATTTTTTCTTTACTATACTACTAGCTGAATATCCTATCCTCATCGTGTTACAGAAAAAAAAATCGAGTTCTCGGTTTCGAGTCCAACTTTGTGTTTCCAGCTCAGTAGCTGAAACACCTTGCACTTATCCTCATAGTAAGGAAATGAGCCTCTAGAACACCAAAGAAGTAGGGCATCCCAACATAAAAAGCTAAAGCAACATCCACAATTTGGGTTAAGGAGAGAGAATGGCAGAGGGCTACTGACTTCTTTGTAGCTCCGAGGCGGTAAATCCGCAACACGGCTCGACCGCCTCACCGAAGACGGGTCCAATGGTTGTTTCGGCGCCTtagccttcattttcttcatctGTAGAAGCCCGAAAACGACATCAAAATCcacaaagaaaaaaaatggaaaGATCTTTAAGGTGGTGCTATGCGTACATACAGGAGAAGGTTTTTGGATGCGCAGATCTTGAGCCAgcttgttgagattgagttctTCCATTCTTTTCTTGTTCTCTTCTAGCCTTTGCAGCCTGCTCACCTCGTACGCCACTCTCTTCGTGGCCACCATTTTTGAGATGGAGGATCTTTTGTGGGTTTCTTTCCGAATCTGTGCGAGAATGAACTAAGGAAGATGAAGCGACCGTTGGAATCGATTCCCTTCTCGCTTATTTCAAATTTGAATGAATGAATTACCTGGGATTAGGtgcttatatttattttaaaaatcttatatAATCATTATTTTtgcttcaatatttttttttattatgagtAATTCtaataaagattttaaaatatagataaataaatatttttaaaaattcaaagattttaaaaattagataactatatttatttataatacaAATACTCTTACCATATCgtctcacgagtcaattttatgagatcGACTTTCAATCCGAACCGattcataaaaattattatattttatttaaaaaacattatttttttgtaaataataaataaatcaatcaaTCATTTTCATCGATACAGAAATAGATTTTTTTGATAtttattattcaataaaaatagattttattttttggctAATTTGATAGGGGTAAATTTTTTAAAGTAGATTGATTGGTGATGAAATTTGTATTTGGTACAAAAATTGTGTTATTTTGATGCAAAATTTATTCatgcaaaatttattttggtgcaAAAAAGCTGTTATTTTTGCCAGAAATTGTGATGTTTTAACAATGGTTTGGAGATGATCTTTACTctcttttttatatatataaaaaattgattactaattttaatatattgatatattaataaattagtaaatatatttatcGTGGAATCCTATTTGAGATAAATGACAAAGGCAagaatttgtgtgagacggtctcacggatcgtattttgtgaaacgaatctcttatttggatcattcttTAAAAaccattattttttatgctaagagtattacttttattgtaaatatcggtaaagttgactcgtctcacatataaatatcagtgagatcatctcacaagagacctactcaatgaGAAAAGTAGGATTATGTGTTTTGGAAATTTTCCAAATTTGAAATAAATTGATTGGAGATGAGTTTTATATTATGTAGAGAAACTACATGATTATTTTATGCTACGCTTGAAATATTTTTCCTATTATGATGTGGTTAGATGTTAGTTCTTGTATCATCaatgatactcacgggaaatctaGGGTTCGATCCCAACGAGCGTCACTAGTTCAGACGTGGGCTTTAAgatgaccctgagcctgaaatcaagaaaaagaccgttaagagggggccaggagagtgtcctggcgtagcccctccgacgctcaagtcagtgactgaggatatatggggggagcagctaagggtgctgctgagaGCAATATATAGAATTCAATCCTGAATTAACaatcaaacctggtatttataagaGAATACATGGGCCCTTGATGGGCATGTCTTTCATTTGGGCCAGGGATGAGCCAGGGGTGATGGGCTCATCCAtgggtatcaccagtctccccctcccaagtcgaactgaatcgcagGTTCGAAGTTCGATTAATTGTGTTGTCCTCATTTGCAAGGTGTGAGTTGTGCATTTTCTTCCACCCGCTCGTGAGTCTCCGAAAATTGGAAGCTAATCCGTAATCCTAGCATCGCTTCATAGTCACCGCGTCGTCACCCTCGCCCACGCCAAGCCTTCATCCTCGCCTGCCAGCCCCTCACCCTCGCCCAAACCGCGAAGCTCGCCCAAGCCCTCTCGACGCACTCGCCGCCTTGCTCGCCCCGTGTTCCAGCCTCGCCCAGGCGTCTGCGCACCCTTCGCACGCTCGCCCAACGCTCCCCAGCTTGCCAGCAAGCGCTCGCCTACAGCGCGCCTCGCCCCACCAGCCGCATGCTCGCCCGAGTGTCCGCCAGCTCGCCCTGCCTTCGCCTCGCCCTAGAACCTCACCCCCCAGCGCGCATCACACGCTCGCCCGGCATTCGCACGTCACGCCCCTTCGCACGCTCGCCCAACGCTCCCCCCGCCCTAACACCTCACCCCCCAGCGCGCACTACACGCTCGCCCGGCATTCGCACGTCACGCCCCCTCGCACGCTCGCCCAACTCCAGCTCGCCCAGCCGTGCCACGCTCGCCCCTCGCCTGCTCGCCCACGTCGATGCTCGCCCCTCACCCGAGCGCCCACCTCGCCCAGTCTCGCCCAAGCGCTGCTCCAGTCTCGCCCAAGCGCTGCTCAAGGCTCGCCCACGCCGATGCTCGCCCCTCACCCGAGCGCCCAAGTCCTCGCCCAGTCtaaccaaaaaaatatttttcctcccaaactctgctcctctgctaggcgatgccttagcaggaaaatttaattctcctcctccactctgctcctctgctaggcgacgccatagcaggaaaataacaattcaccacctccaccctctaactcctctgctaagccgggtcttagcaggaaaaatcaaACTATCGCCTCATCATCTCATAagtcctctgctaagccgggccttagcaggaaaaataaaattcaatgcgtccaccctctaactcctctgctaggcgatgccttagcaggaaaataaaattcaacgcgtccaccctctaactcctctgctaggcgatgccttagcaggaaaataaaaattcaacacctccatcctctaactcctctgctaggccgggccctagcaggaaaatagaaattcaacacctccactcgctaactcctctgctaggtgatacttTAGCTggaaaatagaaattcaacacctccaccctctaactcctctgctaagccgggccttagcaggaaaatagaaattcaacacctccaccctctaactcctctgctaagccgggccttagcaggaaagtaaaaattcaacttctccatctaactcctctgctaggtgattctttagcaggaaaataaaatcaacacatccaccctctaactcctctactaaaccgggccttagcaggaaagtaaaaattcaacttctccatctaactcctctgctaggtgattctttagcaggaaaataaaatcaacacatccaccctctaactcctctgctaagccgggccttagcagaaaaaataaaaattcaaccgcccccaccctctaactcctctgctaggtgacaccttagcaggaaaataaagagtCCACCTCGTCATcatctaactcctctgccaGGCGACGCCTTGGCAGGAAAATACATATTCTCCACCCTCACCCTcaaactcctctgctaggcgacaccttagcaggaaaataaaatttttctccttcactcttctcctctactaggcgatgccttagtaggaaaataaaatttctctcccgccctctgctcctctaccaggcgatgccttagtaggaaaataaaatttttctccttcCCTCTCGTAATACAACAACATTCATGAACTGAAAAGAGGAAcctgattttattgaatatcaaCTGATAACGTAAGACAAATTCAGGAACGAAATACATCAAAAATGAAGTAAAGATATTCTCTAAGGTGGTAAGCGTTCTCAGGCCTCTTTTAGAGCTTTACCCAGAGTTtccatcagtagcaccccccgagatcatatgaatcattcctctcgtAGAGTGGTTATCCTCATTCATTCCCCCCCTCGGTTCGACGGGTCCCTAAGGAACATCTTGACCTCGACCTTCCCCTCTCTGCTCCCCGACCCTCTGATTTATCCATGGAGGGCCTTGACCACGTCTAGGAGACGAGCGAGACCTCTGTCGACTCCTGGATGAGGATCCTTCTCGTCTATCCCGCGAAGGCAATCTAGCACTGCTCTTAGCCCTTCGCGACTTCTCCCAGCTCTCCTCGGGCTCCTTCACCTCCGTCACCTCGTCACGACTCCTATCCAGAGGAACATGTGATGAGAATTGTCTTCTGTCCCTAGCTTTAATCTCCTCTCTTTCCCCTGTGCCCCTATTCCTTCCTCCTCCCTCCGCTCCCTCAACTCCACTCCTCCCAGGTCGCTGCTCCATTCTCTTATGCCGCTGGGCATCTTCAAGATTTATATATTTCTCAGCTCGAGCCAACAGATCATCATAGCTCGACGGAGGCTTCTTGACCAGCGACTTGAAAAACTCCCCTCCTCTAAGTCCCTGGGTAaaggcacttatcatgatgtcaggAGTGACCGCTGGTATTTCCAACGCTACGCTGTTGAAGCGCTGGACAAACTCCCGTAAAGTTTCACCCTCTTGCTGTTTCATTACAAACAAACTCAAGTAGTTTTTTTGGTGCCTTTTGCTACTAGCGAATCGGTGCAAGAAAGCAGCTGAGAAATCCTCAAAAGAGCGTATGGAGTTGGGCGGCAAGGAGTTAAACCATTGCTGGGCTGACCTCACCAAAGTGCCGAGAAACACTCTGCACTTGACTCCATCTGAATACTGATGCAACAGAGCTGTGTTCTCAAACCTCCCCAAGTGTTCTTCTGGGTCCGTATGTCCATCATATTCTCCAACGTTTGACTGTCGGAAATTTGGAGGAAGCCCCTCTTCCAAAATGGCGAGGGAAAAATGACTTCCTTTCTTGGGGGCTGCATCTCTGTTTCCCAATTGCTGCCTCAGCGTCCGTATTTCCCTCCACATCTCTTCCATCTCCGGATTCTCCTCACTTGGGCGGGGTCGCGTCTCCTCCACCCTACTCTGACTTCCCTCCACATTCTCCTCTCGCTCCTGGCGAGCGGTCTGATCTTCTGCAAACATAGACTCTTGATTCCTCTTCATGGCCTCATCCACTATCCGGGTGATAAATTGACCCAACTGTTCTagggtcaagttccccacattCTCATTGGGACGGGGTTGCTCGACCCTTGTCTCGTGAAGGGGCTGCTCGGTTCTTGTCTCTTGACAAGGTTGTTCCTGTCTCGTCTCAAGATGCGGCTGTTCCTGTATTGTCTCAGCACGAGATGGTTCAGGTCCTCTCCGAGGACGTGATGATGCTGAGGTAGCTCTTCCACTCCCTCTCTTACCTACCATATCTACGTCTTAACTCAaacttcccacagacggcgccaagtgatactcacgggaaatctagggtccgatcccaacgagcgtcactagttcagacgtgggctttaagatgaccctgagcctgaaatcaagaaaaaaacagttaagagggggccaggagagtgtcctggcgtagcccctccgacgctcaagtcagtgactgaggatatatggggggagcagctaagggtgctgctgagaGCAATATATAGAATTCAATCCTGAATTAACaatcaaacctggtatttataagaGAATATCTGGGCCCTTGATGGGCCTGTCTTTCATTTGGGCCAGGGATGGGCCAGGGGTGATGGGCTCATCCATGGgtatcaatcaatatatatgTAACTTCCATAAAAATAAGAGGGACTCGTACGATCTAAAAGCATTGCAATAGGAGGAAAAATACTCTCCATGTAACATGAACAAAACCATAAGTTGTGCCattttgatgcaaaatatgtTTCCGAGCAAAAATGTGTTATTTTGGTGCAGAATTTGTGCTATCTTAGAGCAGAAATTGTGCTATTTTGATGCGAAACGTGTTTTCGAGCATAATTTGTGTTATTTGGTGCAGAATTTGTTATCATTTAGAGATGACCTTAGctcttgatttatttatttatttattttttgattacttatttaaagtaaatattttttaagaGAGTTATTTTTACAATAAGAATATaagatgtccctatatttttttaagaaacacAAGCTCTCAAGTAAATTAGAAATTATTGCATATAACTAGAAGCAATACTTATTAGTTATTATTGATTTT includes:
- the LOC140809015 gene encoding B3 domain-containing protein At3g19184-like: MVATKRVAYEVSRLQRLEENKKRMEELNLNKLAQDLRIQKPSPMKKMKAKAPKQPLDPSSVRRSSRVADLPPRSYKEVLIEPMGRARSYGYRRRDLSNRVYASYEDREYATQRAEDLQSGLDQDIPSFVKPMLQSHVTGGFWLGLPNHFCKKHLPNTDVIMNLVDEDGVESPTKYLAQKTGLSGGWRGFAIDHELVDGDALVFQLTDRTTFKVYIIRVNEPGDGSDQ